One Bosea sp. 685 DNA segment encodes these proteins:
- a CDS encoding septal ring lytic transglycosylase RlpA family protein, whose translation MRIGCVALAGLFVANCAGNQVAQRGRSKEIGAFPQSKYGPASPRVVAEGEEVPKGGGRQLIGKTYSVAGKRYTPYEKPVGYTAVGTASWYGEAFHGRRTANGEVYDRNGISAAHPTMPLPAYARVTNILNNRSIIVRVNDRGPYHGNRLMDVSQKTAEALAFRHLGTARIKLEYLGQASLAGSDDKLLLATLRTDGQPASIPGTSAPTMVASAAPTAPGRYASANLDEAPVEPVRPAVSQPVAQAYAAEPVRTIAPSAPVAASMVSTAPSSSASASSANVGVPVRGAPLPPNRPFDLDTIANAGKPVVMQPRAMTPLPPVRTNVASLFAAPERSPTQRFSNAHPLVRDLSPQSLQPLSRN comes from the coding sequence ATGCGCATTGGTTGCGTCGCGCTTGCCGGGCTTTTCGTCGCCAATTGCGCAGGCAATCAGGTTGCCCAGCGTGGCCGCTCCAAGGAAATCGGCGCATTCCCCCAGTCCAAATACGGACCGGCCAGCCCGCGCGTCGTCGCGGAGGGCGAGGAAGTGCCCAAGGGTGGCGGGCGCCAATTGATCGGCAAGACCTATTCGGTCGCCGGCAAGCGCTACACGCCTTATGAGAAGCCGGTCGGCTACACGGCGGTCGGTACCGCCTCCTGGTATGGCGAGGCCTTCCATGGCCGCCGCACCGCCAATGGCGAGGTTTATGACCGCAACGGCATCAGCGCCGCGCATCCGACCATGCCGCTGCCGGCCTATGCCCGCGTCACCAACATTCTGAACAACCGCTCGATCATCGTACGCGTCAACGATCGCGGCCCCTATCACGGCAACCGCCTGATGGACGTCTCGCAGAAGACCGCCGAGGCGCTGGCCTTCCGCCATCTCGGCACGGCCCGCATCAAGCTCGAATATCTTGGCCAGGCTTCGCTCGCCGGCTCCGACGACAAGCTGCTCCTGGCGACGTTGCGCACAGACGGACAGCCGGCTTCGATCCCGGGCACTAGCGCCCCGACCATGGTCGCAAGCGCTGCCCCGACCGCGCCGGGCCGCTACGCCAGCGCCAATCTCGACGAAGCGCCGGTCGAGCCGGTCCGGCCCGCCGTCTCGCAGCCGGTCGCGCAGGCCTATGCCGCCGAGCCGGTCCGCACCATCGCGCCGAGCGCCCCGGTCGCTGCCAGCATGGTCTCGACCGCGCCCTCAAGCTCGGCCAGCGCAAGTTCCGCCAATGTCGGGGTTCCGGTCCGTGGCGCGCCGCTGCCGCCTAATCGTCCCTTCGACCTCGACACCATCGCCAATGCCGGCAAGCCGGTCGTCATGCAGCCGCGGGCCATGACACCGCTGCCGCCCGTGCGCACCAATGTCGCAAGCCTGTTCGCGGCGCCTGAGCGCAGCCCGACCCAGCGCTTCTCGAACGCGCATCCGCTGGTTCGCGATCTCTCGCCCCAGAGTTTGCAGCCGCTATCGCGCAATTGA